The Apium graveolens cultivar Ventura chromosome 11, ASM990537v1, whole genome shotgun sequence genome has a window encoding:
- the LOC141695308 gene encoding uncharacterized protein LOC141695308 translates to MQTIPGVGTFNVGDLKRLLNHMEGRVTATTEIPSLFSMAVREAQLPVGYRNTISDLRFHGNSDPVEFMGRFNIEMDMYQVPDLARCRLLAATFRESAQQWFQKLGPGVITSWEQIKTLFLTKFQTAVRYAPSVITLVNIRQRENESLTSYFKRFNAESTSVRGTSDEALKSFLIAGLRVGSDFWKHLQGKDPATLADLFALAESFKAIEPSLAEVQPTSQISQRNKARKRDRSPSPRYRRGSRSPDRVNTTNTRRGWSPPSNYDYRTSRYMPLVASIEHIFEVNKNIGLFRKPEALSLWQSKDKKKYCEYHESSRHNTHECRHLKDEIEALIKEGYLGEWVVKEVRKHKDDRAKEEERQAPRGSNNDALEKNKFVRDGSIRTIYGGDPGMECSNRALAKYAREARFRPLTDIHRVETRSPKVFKGESMDITFREADARWVHHPHDDVLVISIQIRTKNVHRAFVDNGSSENILYYSTFKKMGLPDQDMSGEDSWVYGFFGVGVRVMGSIRLPCTLGESPLSVTKMLEFKVLNQESSHNVLLG, encoded by the coding sequence ATGCAGACTATTCCGGGTGTGGGAACTTTTAATGTGGGAGATCTAAAAAGGCTGCTTAACCACATGGAAGGCAGAGTGACGGCCACAACTGAAATCCCTTCCCTATTCTCGATGGCGGTGAGAGAGGCACAGTTGCCGGTCGGGTATCGCAACACTATTAGCGATCTCCGTTTCCACGGAAACTCTGATCCTGTGGAATTCATGGGTCGTTTTAATATAGAGATGGATATGTACCAAGTCCCGGACTTGGCTCGATGCCGGCTCTTGGCGGCAACCTTTAGAGAAAGCGCCCAACAGTGGTTTCAAAAGCTCGGACCAGGAGTGATCACTTCCTGGGAGCAGATAAAAACTTTGTTCTTAACCAAGTTCCAAACTGCGGTAAGATATGCGCCCTCTGTCATAACTCTTGTCAATATCAGACAAAGGGAAAATGAAAGCTTGACGTCGTACTTCAAAAGGTTCAACGCTGAATCTACCAGCGTGAGGGGAACATCAGACGAAGCCCTGAAAAGCTTTTTGATTGCAGGATTAAGGGTTGGTTCGGATTTTTGGAAGCACTTACAAGGAAAAGACCCGGCTACTCTAGCAGATCTCTTTGCTCTGGCAGAATCGTTTAAAGCCATAGAACCATCTCTGGCAGAGGTACAACCGACTTCGCAGATAAGTCAGAGGAACAAAGCAAGGAAGAGAGATAGGTCTCCAAGCCCAAGGTATAGAAGGGGCAGTCGGAGCCCAGACCGGGTGAATACCACGAACACGAGGAGGGGATGGAGTCCTCCCTCAAACTATGACTACAGAACAAGCCGGTACATGCCTTTGGTCGCATCTATCGAGCATATCTTCGAGGTAAACAAAAACATAGGGCTATTTAGAAAGCCTGAAGCTTTATCATTATGGCAAAGCAAAGACAAGAAAAAGTACTGTGAATACCATGAATCATCTAGACATAACACGCATGAGTGTCGACATTTAAAAGATGAGATCGAAGCGCTTATCAAAGAAGGATACCTTGGCGAATGGGTAGTCAAGGAAGTAAGGAAGCACAAGGATGacagagcaaaggaagaagaaaggCAAGCCCCGCGGGGGTCGAACAATGATGCTCTGGAGAAAAATAAATTTGTCAGGGATGGTAGCATCCGAACAATCTACGGGGGAGATCCCGGGATGGAATGCAGTAACCGAGCCTTGGCAAAATATGCTAGGGAAGCTCGGTTCAGACCTCTCACGGACATTCATAGGGTGGAAACTCGATCGCCCAAAGTATTTAAGGGCGAGTCCATGGATATTACCTTCAGAGAAGCAGATGCTCGATGGGTGCATCACCCCCACGATGATGTGCTAGTTATTTCCATCCAGATCAGAACCAAAAACGTCCATAGGGCCTTCGTGGATAATGGAAGCTCGGAAAATATCCTCTACTACAGCACCTTTAAGAAGATGGGGCTACCTGATCAGGATATGTCGGGGGAAGATTCGTGGGTCTATGGCTTTTTCGGCGTGGGAGTTAGAGTCATGGGATCGATTCGGCTGCCATGTACTTTGGGGGAAAGCCCGTTGTCGGTAACAAAGATGCTCGAGTTTAAGGTCCTGAATCAGGAATCGTCCCACAACGTGTTGTTGGGATGA